The Actinomyces sp. oral taxon 414 genome has a segment encoding these proteins:
- a CDS encoding patatin-like phospholipase family protein yields the protein MSSTRPVPYGLPEHAPAPITTRVDDVALVFEGGGMRGTYTAALVQVLLEAGLFFPWVGGISAGCTNTVNMVSRDLWRTREAFVGLTTDPEAGGWGSFIRRRGYFNSDHIYRHTSAPGELFPFDWPTFKATSATVRIGSFRCDTGEEVYWGLDDMDELEDLLPRCQASSSMPVLMPTVHIDGAPYLDGALGSTGGFATDAAAADGYERMLVVMTRPVGYRKPAEKRPGAYRRLFRRRPAVAEAIINRPANYNRTLEGLEQGQREGSVYLYRPDRMPIVNGELRYDRVVSAYEAGLVQARRELPAIAEFLGV from the coding sequence ATGAGCAGCACCCGACCCGTCCCCTACGGCCTCCCCGAGCACGCCCCTGCGCCGATCACCACCCGGGTCGACGACGTCGCCCTGGTCTTCGAGGGCGGCGGCATGCGCGGCACCTACACCGCCGCCCTCGTCCAGGTGCTCCTCGAGGCGGGCCTGTTCTTCCCGTGGGTCGGGGGCATCTCGGCGGGCTGCACCAACACCGTCAACATGGTCTCGCGCGACCTGTGGCGCACGCGGGAGGCCTTCGTCGGGCTGACTACGGATCCCGAGGCCGGCGGCTGGGGCAGCTTCATCCGACGCCGCGGCTACTTCAACTCCGACCACATCTACCGCCACACTTCGGCCCCCGGCGAGCTCTTCCCCTTCGACTGGCCCACCTTCAAGGCCACGTCCGCCACGGTGCGGATCGGCTCCTTCCGCTGCGACACGGGCGAGGAGGTCTACTGGGGCCTGGATGACATGGACGAGCTGGAGGACCTGCTGCCGCGCTGCCAGGCCTCCTCCTCCATGCCGGTGCTCATGCCCACCGTGCACATCGACGGCGCGCCCTACCTCGACGGCGCACTGGGGTCCACGGGCGGCTTCGCCACCGACGCCGCGGCGGCCGACGGCTACGAGAGAATGCTGGTCGTCATGACGCGCCCCGTCGGCTACCGCAAGCCCGCCGAGAAGCGCCCGGGCGCCTACCGCCGCCTGTTCCGGCGCCGGCCCGCGGTGGCCGAGGCCATCATCAACCGGCCCGCCAACTACAACCGCACCCTGGAGGGCCTGGAGCAGGGCCAGCGCGAGGGGAGCGTGTACCTCTACCGGCCCGACCGCATGCCGATCGTCAACGGCGAGCTGCGCTACGACCGCGTCGTGAGCGCCTACGAGGCGGGACTGGTGCAGGCCCGCCGGGAGCTGCCCGCCATCGCCGAGTTCCTCGGCGTCTGA
- a CDS encoding oxidoreductase, with the protein MTTPTTPTILTPLPMRGRTARNRLWLPPMCMYSVDAHDGVATDWHVLHYSARAVGGFGTVIVEATAVTPNGRLSPADLGLWDDAQVPGHRRIVEAIHAAGSLAGVQLGHGGRKAGTPPWRPDSAAGARTTTIEGWDLVAPSAIAHPGHAVPRALTGEEADAVVRAFADAARRAAAAGYDVVELHGAHGYLIHEFLSPLSNTRTDAYGGSPDGRRRFALQAVRAVRGAVGDDVVLDIRLSATDWAEGGLTGEDTAELAPLLVAAGADVLHVSTGGNVPARVPVGPGYQVPFAARVRAAVAGTTTPGGGEPVVVTVGVITEAAQAEQIVATGLADAVAVGRPALREPYLPVRWAHDLGVNDWQAAGLPIQYWRGAWR; encoded by the coding sequence ATGACCACGCCGACCACGCCGACCATTCTGACGCCCCTGCCCATGCGCGGGCGCACCGCCCGCAACCGCCTGTGGCTGCCGCCCATGTGCATGTACTCCGTCGACGCCCACGACGGCGTCGCCACCGACTGGCACGTCCTGCACTACTCCGCCCGCGCCGTGGGCGGCTTCGGCACTGTGATCGTGGAGGCCACCGCGGTGACCCCCAACGGCCGCCTGTCCCCCGCCGACCTGGGCCTGTGGGACGACGCCCAGGTCCCCGGCCACCGCCGCATTGTCGAGGCGATCCACGCCGCCGGCTCCCTGGCCGGCGTCCAGCTCGGCCACGGCGGCCGCAAGGCGGGCACTCCCCCGTGGCGCCCCGACTCCGCCGCGGGGGCCCGCACCACCACCATCGAGGGCTGGGACCTGGTGGCGCCCAGCGCCATCGCCCACCCCGGCCACGCTGTCCCGCGCGCGCTCACCGGGGAGGAGGCCGACGCCGTCGTGCGGGCCTTCGCCGACGCCGCGCGCCGCGCCGCGGCGGCGGGCTACGACGTCGTCGAGCTCCACGGGGCCCATGGCTACCTCATCCACGAGTTCCTCTCGCCCCTGTCCAACACCCGCACCGACGCCTACGGCGGCTCGCCGGACGGGCGGCGCCGCTTCGCCCTCCAGGCCGTCCGGGCGGTGCGCGGGGCCGTCGGGGACGACGTCGTCCTGGACATCCGCCTGTCGGCCACCGACTGGGCCGAGGGCGGCCTGACCGGCGAGGACACCGCCGAGCTCGCGCCCCTGCTCGTGGCCGCGGGCGCCGACGTCCTGCACGTCTCGACCGGCGGCAACGTGCCCGCGCGCGTGCCCGTGGGGCCCGGCTACCAGGTGCCCTTCGCCGCTCGGGTCAGGGCGGCCGTGGCCGGGACGACGACGCCGGGAGGGGGCGAGCCGGTGGTCGTGACGGTCGGCGTCATCACGGAGGCCGCCCAGGCCGAGCAGATCGTGGCCACCGGGCTCGCCGACGCCGTCGCCGTGGGCCGCCCGGCCCTGCGCGAGCCGTACCTGCCGGTGCGCTGGGCCCACGACCTGGGCGTCAACGACTGGCAGGCCGCCGGGCTGCCGATCCAGTACTGGCGCGGCGCCTGGCGCTGA
- a CDS encoding YchJ family protein produces the protein MSRRGGSAGVRSGGVRGADPCPCGSGAPFSACCSPVLDGEPAPTAEALMRSRFSAFVVGDEDHIFRSWHPRTRPPGPYCHAGTRWLDLTVHETVGGGAEAADGEEAVVDFTAHFLTGDGRGRVVEDELHERSRFVRRAGRWLYLDAL, from the coding sequence GTGAGCCGGCGCGGCGGGAGCGCCGGCGTGCGCAGCGGGGGCGTGCGCGGCGCCGACCCCTGCCCCTGCGGTTCGGGCGCCCCCTTCTCCGCCTGCTGCTCGCCCGTGCTCGACGGAGAGCCCGCGCCCACCGCGGAGGCGCTCATGCGCTCGCGCTTCAGCGCCTTCGTCGTCGGCGACGAGGATCACATTTTCCGCTCCTGGCACCCGCGCACGCGCCCGCCCGGCCCCTACTGCCACGCCGGGACGCGGTGGCTGGACCTGACCGTCCACGAGACGGTCGGCGGGGGAGCGGAGGCGGCGGACGGCGAGGAGGCGGTGGTGGACTTCACGGCGCACTTCCTGACCGGCGACGGTCGCGGGCGCGTCGTCGAGGACGAGCTGCACGAGCGCAGCCGCTTCGTCAGGCGCGCCGGCCGCTGGCTCTACCTCGACGCGCTGTGA
- a CDS encoding M18 family aminopeptidase yields MPTTPTTPPVPPPASSAPGASTSSPPPALTDVDAYTAGLIDFVTASPSSYHAAAEAARLLAAVGFRRVEESAAWGRALPGRGCVVRDGALIAWMLPERPTGRTGVRIVGAHTDSPALKLKPSAALSSCGYQLINAEVYGGPLLNSFLDRELGLAGRLVTRDGAVRLVRTGPVARVAQVAPHLDRGVNDSLRLDRQAHLLPLWSLLDDAASRGEPGAVEAHLCELAGISPTDLVSHDVLTFPTEAPARFGRHGEFLASSRLDNLTSVYAGLVALRTLAGEGGGRERTGGTTGGDAAGRHERDAVDAVVLVANDHEEVGSATRSGAAGPFLQSVLGRLARVMGFEGDAREALLARSLCVSADAGHAVHPQYPQLHDPVVRPRLNHGPLLKINASQRYATDAVGAAAWERACAAAGVPHQEFVSNNAVPCGSTIGPITATRLGITTVDVGQPLLSMHSQREMCGVQDGPWLAQALLAYWVGR; encoded by the coding sequence ATGCCGACCACTCCGACGACCCCGCCCGTCCCGCCGCCCGCCTCCAGCGCCCCCGGCGCCTCGACGTCGTCGCCCCCGCCCGCCCTCACCGACGTCGACGCCTACACCGCCGGCCTCATTGACTTCGTCACCGCCTCCCCCTCCAGCTACCACGCCGCCGCCGAGGCGGCCCGGCTCCTGGCGGCCGTCGGCTTCCGCAGAGTCGAGGAGTCCGCCGCCTGGGGGCGGGCCCTGCCGGGGCGCGGCTGCGTCGTGCGCGACGGGGCCCTCATCGCCTGGATGCTGCCCGAGCGCCCCACCGGCCGCACGGGCGTGCGGATCGTCGGCGCCCACACCGACTCCCCCGCCCTCAAGCTCAAGCCCTCCGCCGCCCTGAGCAGTTGCGGCTACCAGCTCATCAACGCCGAGGTCTACGGCGGCCCCCTGCTCAACTCCTTCCTCGACCGCGAGCTCGGGCTCGCCGGCAGGCTCGTCACCCGCGACGGCGCCGTCCGCCTCGTGCGCACCGGGCCCGTGGCCCGCGTCGCCCAGGTCGCCCCGCACCTGGACCGCGGCGTCAACGACTCCCTCCGCCTCGACCGCCAGGCCCACCTGCTGCCCCTGTGGAGCCTGCTCGACGACGCCGCCTCCCGCGGCGAGCCCGGCGCCGTCGAGGCCCACCTGTGCGAGCTCGCCGGAATCAGCCCGACCGACCTCGTCTCCCACGACGTCCTCACCTTCCCCACCGAGGCCCCCGCCCGCTTCGGGCGGCACGGGGAGTTCCTGGCCTCCTCCCGCCTGGACAACCTCACCTCGGTCTACGCCGGGCTCGTCGCCCTCCGGACCCTGGCCGGTGAGGGAGGCGGCCGGGAACGCACCGGCGGGACCACCGGCGGGGACGCGGCGGGCCGGCACGAGCGGGACGCCGTTGACGCCGTCGTCCTCGTCGCCAACGACCACGAGGAGGTCGGCTCGGCCACCCGCTCTGGGGCGGCCGGCCCCTTCCTCCAATCCGTCCTGGGCCGGCTCGCCCGCGTCATGGGCTTCGAGGGCGACGCCCGCGAGGCCCTTCTGGCCCGCTCGCTGTGCGTGAGCGCCGACGCCGGCCACGCCGTCCACCCCCAGTACCCCCAGCTGCACGACCCGGTCGTCCGGCCCCGCCTCAACCACGGCCCCCTGCTCAAGATCAACGCGAGCCAGCGCTATGCCACCGACGCCGTCGGCGCGGCGGCGTGGGAGCGCGCCTGCGCCGCCGCGGGCGTGCCGCACCAGGAGTTCGTGTCCAACAACGCCGTGCCCTGCGGCTCCACGATCGGGCCGATCACCGCTACGCGCCTGGGGATCACCACGGTCGACGTCGGTCAGCCGCTGCTGTCCATGCACTCCCAGCGGGAGATGTGCGGGGTCCAGGACGGGCCCTGGCTGGCGCAGGCGCTGCTGGCCTACTGGGTCGGCCGGTGA
- a CDS encoding HAD-IA family hydrolase codes for MSSMNALPPIPPVGTGPVRAVLLDADGVLQIIGTPWRRALAEAGGEEFATRLLAEEGPTLEGRRRLLPFLEELAGQLGLRASGRELLGLWKRATPDAAARSLVADLRAAGYLTVLATNQQWERREWMRAHLDYDGLCDIDAYSCTLGVAKPDPRYFAAVLSLADTRPDRALFVDDSAANIAAAASLGIRTLHHPADAGGAVLRDGVVRALSAPLTGPRP; via the coding sequence ATGAGCAGCATGAACGCGCTTCCACCCATCCCGCCGGTCGGGACGGGCCCGGTCCGCGCCGTCCTCCTCGACGCCGACGGCGTCCTCCAAATCATCGGAACCCCGTGGCGCCGGGCCCTGGCGGAGGCGGGCGGCGAGGAGTTCGCGACCCGCCTGCTGGCCGAGGAGGGCCCCACCCTGGAGGGCCGGCGGCGCCTGCTGCCCTTCCTGGAGGAGCTGGCCGGACAGCTGGGCCTGCGCGCGAGCGGCCGCGAGCTGCTCGGGCTGTGGAAGCGGGCGACGCCGGACGCGGCCGCCCGCAGCCTCGTGGCCGACCTGCGGGCGGCCGGCTACCTGACGGTCCTGGCCACGAACCAGCAGTGGGAGCGGCGCGAGTGGATGCGCGCGCACCTGGACTACGACGGCCTGTGCGACATCGACGCCTACTCGTGCACGCTGGGCGTGGCCAAGCCCGACCCCCGCTACTTCGCCGCCGTCCTGTCCCTGGCCGACACGCGCCCCGACCGGGCCCTGTTCGTCGACGACAGCGCCGCTAACATTGCGGCGGCGGCATCGCTGGGGATCCGCACCCTGCACCATCCGGCGGACGCGGGCGGAGCGGTTCTGCGCGACGGCGTCGTGCGGGCGCTGTCCGCCCCCCTGACCGGGCCCCGCCCCTGA
- a CDS encoding GtrA family protein, whose translation MTRPTQATSSAGTASAARERLNQRLDDPSRRAPRVFRHAIRRLHRLLPPALRRLVPVTFIGYALINGSAFVLDISLLWVMYEHLRWFYPLAVSVGYAAAGLYSLVLNRWLNFQARGHLAAQGSRYLVGLMSQYVLFILGLSSLLHWAGVNAELARVVSACCEGVYLYTLMRLWVFRGTPEPSDDEPSDDEPGAGGPRDGASVRRPPVGSAAL comes from the coding sequence ATGACGCGACCCACACAGGCGACCAGCTCCGCCGGCACCGCTTCCGCCGCCCGCGAGCGCCTCAACCAGCGCCTCGACGACCCCTCCCGCCGCGCCCCCCGCGTCTTCCGCCACGCCATCCGCCGCCTGCACCGGCTCCTGCCGCCGGCGCTGCGCCGCCTGGTGCCGGTCACGTTCATCGGCTACGCGCTCATCAACGGTTCGGCCTTCGTCCTGGACATCTCCCTGCTGTGGGTCATGTACGAGCACCTGCGCTGGTTCTACCCGCTGGCGGTGAGCGTGGGCTACGCGGCGGCGGGCCTGTACTCGCTCGTCCTCAACCGCTGGCTCAATTTCCAGGCCCGCGGGCACCTGGCCGCGCAGGGCTCCCGCTACCTGGTGGGCCTGATGAGCCAGTACGTCCTGTTCATCCTGGGGTTGTCGAGCCTGCTGCACTGGGCGGGGGTCAACGCCGAACTGGCGCGGGTCGTCTCGGCCTGCTGCGAGGGCGTCTACCTGTACACCCTCATGCGCCTGTGGGTCTTCCGCGGCACGCCGGAGCCGTCCGACGACGAGCCGTCCGACGACGAGCCGGGCGCGGGCGGCCCCCGCGACGGCGCGTCCGTCCGCCGCCCGCCGGTGGGCTCTGCCGCCTTGTGA
- a CDS encoding peptidyl-tRNA hydrolase — protein MQIAVHYDKVHPARRVDVAEAAARAVVALLADPRAAEGGPWYEAVAHWRSGRIRKLVRRARGRRWEEVGALPGVTIAQDGPTGWAQARARALVPGPVRPLPPALAKTQVQGTHFPHGDRLPPPPAAVTAAVERGAASDGAAPAPPIELGAESASAGALVTVEVTPLETMTSGKLCAQVAHAAQLAWQSHLMPDGLRRAWARDGYRVRTAFPDRDQWEAAHRPVSVVDAGFTELDGPAETTRAFW, from the coding sequence ATGCAGATCGCCGTCCACTACGACAAGGTCCACCCCGCCCGCCGCGTCGACGTGGCCGAGGCCGCCGCCCGCGCCGTCGTCGCCCTCCTCGCCGACCCGCGGGCCGCGGAGGGCGGCCCCTGGTACGAGGCCGTCGCCCACTGGCGCAGCGGACGGATCCGTAAACTCGTCCGCCGGGCGCGCGGGCGCCGCTGGGAGGAGGTGGGCGCCCTGCCGGGCGTCACCATCGCCCAGGACGGGCCGACCGGCTGGGCGCAGGCGAGGGCGCGGGCCCTCGTCCCCGGCCCCGTGCGGCCCCTGCCGCCGGCCCTGGCCAAGACCCAGGTCCAGGGCACCCACTTCCCCCACGGCGACCGGCTGCCTCCGCCGCCCGCGGCCGTGACCGCCGCCGTCGAGCGCGGGGCCGCCTCCGACGGCGCGGCGCCGGCCCCGCCCATTGAGCTGGGCGCCGAGTCGGCGTCCGCCGGGGCGCTGGTGACCGTCGAAGTCACGCCCCTGGAGACGATGACCAGCGGCAAGCTCTGCGCCCAGGTCGCCCACGCCGCCCAGCTCGCCTGGCAGAGCCACCTCATGCCGGACGGGCTGCGCCGGGCCTGGGCGCGCGACGGCTACCGCGTGCGCACGGCCTTCCCCGACCGGGACCAGTGGGAGGCCGCGCACCGGCCCGTATCCGTCGTCGACGCCGGCTTCACCGAACTCGACGGGCCCGCCGAGACTACGCGCGCCTTCTGGTGA
- a CDS encoding M48 family metallopeptidase: MIQPPPGARPAAPTVTNGATVHGRGGVPGLRHPREMILVHVCAYLTIAAYGAWLGVLLRIVASSSSINIFSAYTFLTGGLIGQLLLLLPATPFVIWAGRALLYARMRSSGVQMSPTQFPEGYRMVVEAAAAFGLRRVPDAYVVLGNGTVNAFAAGHGLRRYVAVHSDLFEVGGTARDPEALRFVIGHEVGHLAAGHVSFTRLFCTQLAGQIPLIGPALSRAQEYTADNHGFAVAPRGVAGVIGLLSGGKYLGAQVNLHAMADRAARERGLWLHLAVWTASHPVHTWRAHALRDRGAPGRLMIRPPESTAWFPPVQPTGRQRSGMWPDPGQVLAVLDSMGPRTRVEEQFGRYPGVDYDQPRDVWRLADPTPAPVWAAGSRSAPDEPEAPDEPNAPDTPDGPDKPDEPDARP; the protein is encoded by the coding sequence ATGATCCAGCCGCCACCGGGCGCCCGGCCCGCCGCCCCGACCGTGACGAACGGCGCGACCGTCCACGGCAGGGGCGGCGTTCCCGGGCTGCGCCACCCCCGCGAGATGATCCTCGTCCACGTCTGCGCGTACCTGACGATCGCGGCCTACGGCGCCTGGCTGGGCGTCCTGCTCCGGATCGTCGCGTCCTCCTCCTCCATCAACATCTTCTCCGCCTACACCTTCCTCACCGGCGGGCTGATCGGCCAGCTCCTCCTGCTCCTGCCCGCCACGCCCTTCGTGATCTGGGCGGGCCGCGCCCTGCTCTACGCGAGGATGCGCTCCTCCGGGGTTCAGATGAGCCCCACGCAGTTCCCCGAGGGCTACCGGATGGTGGTGGAGGCGGCGGCCGCCTTCGGCCTGCGCCGGGTGCCCGACGCCTACGTGGTCCTGGGCAACGGGACGGTCAACGCCTTCGCGGCGGGCCACGGCCTGCGCCGCTACGTCGCGGTCCACTCCGACCTGTTCGAGGTGGGCGGCACGGCGCGCGACCCGGAGGCGCTGCGCTTCGTCATTGGCCACGAGGTCGGGCACCTGGCCGCCGGGCACGTCTCCTTCACCCGACTGTTCTGCACCCAGTTGGCGGGGCAGATCCCCCTGATCGGGCCGGCCCTGTCGCGCGCCCAGGAGTACACGGCGGACAACCACGGGTTCGCCGTCGCCCCGCGGGGCGTGGCCGGCGTGATCGGCCTGTTGTCCGGGGGGAAGTACCTGGGCGCACAGGTCAACCTCCACGCGATGGCGGACCGGGCCGCCCGGGAGCGGGGCCTGTGGCTCCATCTGGCCGTGTGGACCGCCTCGCACCCGGTGCACACCTGGCGGGCCCACGCCCTGCGGGACCGCGGCGCCCCCGGGCGCCTCATGATCCGCCCGCCGGAGTCGACGGCGTGGTTCCCGCCCGTCCAGCCGACGGGTCGGCAGCGCTCGGGGATGTGGCCGGACCCCGGCCAGGTGCTCGCGGTCCTGGACTCCATGGGGCCGCGCACGCGGGTGGAGGAGCAGTTCGGCCGCTACCCGGGCGTGGACTACGACCAGCCGCGCGACGTGTGGCGTCTGGCGGATCCGACGCCGGCGCCCGTGTGGGCGGCCGGGAGCCGATCCGCCCCGGACGAACCGGAGGCCCCGGACGAACCGAACGCCCCAGATACTCCAGACGGACCGGACAAACCGGACGAACCGGACGCCCGGCCCTGA
- a CDS encoding GNAT family N-acetyltransferase encodes MNDVAGRAPQSRGGSAAGLVIRPASPGDAARVARLLALRGTGVEEALAQAPRMIEALPVLLLALMPVEQEAGEEEADDDRLAPVALSGAFVLPGDLGTGRPERWTVSGLVVDPRARRHGIGRALLSAVVDAVAAIDPGEPVVGVVNADDHALIGLHLAVGFTQTERVEEYAGVTFEGGRGVVMVHGPAPGAAGGPGGG; translated from the coding sequence GTGAACGACGTCGCCGGCCGCGCCCCCCAGTCCCGTGGCGGATCCGCCGCGGGACTCGTGATCCGCCCCGCCTCGCCCGGCGACGCCGCCCGCGTCGCCCGCCTGCTGGCGTTGCGGGGGACCGGCGTCGAGGAGGCCCTGGCGCAGGCGCCCCGGATGATCGAGGCGCTGCCGGTGCTTCTGCTCGCCCTCATGCCGGTCGAGCAGGAGGCGGGGGAGGAAGAGGCCGACGACGACCGGCTCGCCCCCGTCGCCCTCTCCGGCGCCTTCGTGCTGCCGGGGGATCTGGGGACCGGGCGCCCCGAGAGGTGGACGGTCTCCGGGCTCGTCGTCGACCCGCGGGCCCGCCGCCACGGCATTGGCCGGGCGCTGCTGAGCGCAGTGGTGGACGCGGTGGCGGCCATTGACCCGGGTGAGCCCGTGGTCGGCGTCGTCAACGCCGACGACCACGCCTTGATCGGGCTGCACCTGGCGGTCGGCTTCACGCAGACGGAGCGGGTCGAGGAGTACGCGGGCGTCACCTTCGAGGGCGGGCGGGGCGTGGTCATGGTCCACGGGCCCGCTCCGGGGGCCGCGGGCGGACCCGGGGGCGGGTGA
- a CDS encoding CAP domain-containing protein, translating into MRTPARFPLALTAAALAAAAPLAAASATPVPQGPVAVVAVVANPTPVGAEGEVYAAAILDQVNELRASLGRAPLVRYVQLDAAAQGQSERMAAEGSISNRPDFANSYPAGSTSSAQVVAVQAKADGADIARQIFEQWAASGEDRAKMTADDANAVGIGIAYNASTDSWYATQSLATYPDPAGAGLTRTDGAPTATQEPSASASPDPTTPAAPEPSAPETVEEVPAAPAEKPDAPETAVQQPTAPATPQAAGATTAAGTSDPGALPVDNAPASDSAAAESSPAPVAVAPPGDSKRTSSSGWGPLPVTGVTLTGLVLAAGLLGAGFTLRGFRRRPVQEI; encoded by the coding sequence ATGAGGACCCCCGCCCGCTTCCCGCTGGCGCTGACCGCCGCAGCGCTTGCCGCTGCCGCTCCCCTGGCGGCTGCCTCTGCGACCCCTGTGCCGCAGGGTCCGGTCGCCGTTGTCGCGGTCGTGGCCAACCCGACCCCAGTCGGCGCGGAAGGAGAGGTCTACGCCGCCGCGATCCTGGACCAGGTCAATGAGCTGCGCGCCAGCCTGGGGCGCGCCCCCCTCGTGCGGTACGTCCAGCTCGACGCCGCCGCCCAGGGCCAGTCCGAGCGCATGGCCGCCGAGGGCTCCATTTCGAACCGGCCGGACTTCGCTAATTCCTACCCGGCGGGCTCGACCTCGAGCGCGCAGGTCGTCGCCGTGCAGGCCAAGGCCGACGGCGCCGACATCGCCCGACAGATCTTCGAACAGTGGGCGGCCTCCGGGGAGGACCGCGCCAAGATGACAGCCGACGACGCCAACGCCGTGGGCATCGGCATCGCCTACAACGCCTCCACCGACTCCTGGTACGCGACCCAGAGCCTCGCGACCTACCCGGACCCCGCCGGCGCCGGACTCACCCGGACCGACGGCGCGCCCACCGCCACCCAGGAGCCGTCCGCATCGGCCTCGCCCGACCCGACGACCCCCGCCGCCCCGGAGCCCTCCGCCCCCGAGACCGTCGAGGAAGTCCCCGCCGCCCCGGCGGAGAAGCCGGACGCGCCGGAGACGGCCGTGCAGCAGCCGACGGCGCCGGCGACCCCCCAGGCCGCCGGGGCGACCACCGCCGCGGGGACCTCGGACCCGGGAGCGCTGCCCGTCGACAACGCGCCGGCGAGCGACTCCGCCGCGGCGGAGTCGAGCCCGGCCCCCGTGGCGGTGGCCCCGCCCGGCGACTCCAAACGGACTTCGTCCTCCGGGTGGGGGCCCCTTCCGGTCACGGGCGTGACCCTGACCGGACTGGTGCTCGCCGCCGGGCTGCTCGGCGCCGGATTCACCCTGCGCGGGTTCCGGCGGCGCCCCGTCCAGGAGATCTGA
- a CDS encoding lipoprotein LpqH: MSTTTLRRIVALSAAVALALGLSACGHSGTSGSAASSGAATSAPSAAAPSAPAPGASAIPTIPDNPHAEVSAGGSYTASVDGSPYVIDDATVACAKAEGLTTLTVASPSNLGGKGIVVVLNDSGGVYGLTIAVEDGERIGYSENTPIGSAKVTVNGSTYTITGSAPYMGTSSPVSVGLKSYDLTITCS; encoded by the coding sequence GTGAGCACCACAACACTCAGGCGCATTGTGGCCCTGTCCGCCGCGGTCGCCCTCGCGCTCGGCCTGAGCGCCTGCGGCCACAGCGGCACGAGTGGCTCCGCCGCATCTTCCGGCGCCGCGACGAGCGCTCCGAGCGCCGCCGCCCCGAGCGCCCCCGCCCCCGGAGCCTCCGCGATCCCGACCATCCCCGACAACCCGCACGCCGAGGTGTCCGCCGGCGGCTCCTACACCGCCTCGGTCGACGGCTCGCCCTATGTCATCGACGACGCCACCGTCGCCTGCGCCAAGGCGGAGGGCCTGACGACCCTCACCGTCGCCTCCCCCAGCAACCTCGGGGGCAAGGGCATCGTCGTGGTCCTCAACGACTCCGGCGGCGTCTACGGGCTCACCATCGCGGTCGAGGACGGTGAGCGGATCGGCTACTCCGAGAACACGCCCATTGGCAGCGCCAAGGTCACGGTCAACGGCTCGACCTACACCATCACGGGCAGCGCCCCGTACATGGGCACGAGCAGCCCGGTCTCCGTCGGGCTCAAGTCCTACGACCTCACCATCACCTGCTCGTAA
- a CDS encoding uridine kinase family protein — translation MALQPEEPQAPAWFACGARAFADRVLAALGRPAGRPGIIAVDGRSGAGKTTVTSRLTAVVPDARVLHIDDLDWNEPLFQWDRLLVAALTDLRRDGALDMTPPAWPRHGRTGSIVIPAGAPLVIVEGTGSGMRAVTDLVDVHIWMQTDDDVAERRGIARDTRDGTNGDAEESVRFWHWWMSGERPFFAADRPWERARFIVSGQALPGLADGEIAWADGPLLPRR, via the coding sequence ATGGCGCTCCAGCCCGAGGAGCCGCAGGCGCCCGCCTGGTTCGCCTGCGGGGCGCGAGCCTTCGCCGACCGCGTCCTGGCCGCCCTGGGCCGGCCCGCCGGCCGCCCCGGGATCATCGCGGTGGACGGACGCAGCGGCGCGGGCAAGACCACGGTCACCTCGCGGCTGACCGCCGTCGTCCCCGACGCGCGGGTACTGCACATCGACGACCTCGACTGGAACGAGCCACTCTTCCAGTGGGACCGCCTGCTGGTCGCCGCGCTGACCGACCTGCGCCGCGACGGCGCCCTCGATATGACGCCCCCGGCCTGGCCGCGCCACGGGCGCACCGGCTCCATCGTCATCCCCGCGGGCGCGCCGCTGGTGATCGTGGAGGGCACGGGCTCGGGGATGCGCGCCGTCACCGACCTCGTCGACGTCCACATCTGGATGCAGACCGACGACGACGTCGCCGAGCGGCGCGGCATCGCCCGGGACACGCGGGACGGCACGAACGGCGACGCCGAGGAGTCCGTCCGCTTCTGGCACTGGTGGATGAGCGGGGAGCGCCCCTTCTTCGCCGCCGACCGGCCCTGGGAGCGCGCCCGCTTCATCGTCTCCGGTCAGGCCCTGCCCGGGCTGGCCGACGGCGAGATCGCCTGGGCGGACGGGCCGCTGCTCCCCCGCCGTTGA